One part of the Sus scrofa isolate TJ Tabasco breed Duroc chromosome 8, Sscrofa11.1, whole genome shotgun sequence genome encodes these proteins:
- the CSN2 gene encoding beta-casein precursor (The RefSeq protein has 2 substitutions, 1 frameshift compared to this genomic sequence): protein MKLLILACFVALALARAKEELNASGETVESLSSSEESITHISKEKIEKLKREEQQQTENERQNKIHQFPQPQPLAHPYTEPIPYPILPQNILPLAQVPVVVPLLHPEVMKDSKAKETIVPKRKGMPFPKSPAEPFVEGQSLTLTDFEVLSLPLLQSLMHQIPQPVPQTPMFAPQPLLSLPQAKVLPVPQQVVPFPQRDMPFQALLLYQDPLLGPLQGFYPVPQPVAPVYNPV, encoded by the exons ATGAAGCTCCTCATCCTTGCCTGCTTCGTGGCTCTTGCCCTTGCAAGAGCG aagGAAGAACTCAATGCATCTGGTGAG actgTGGAAAGCCTTTCAAGCAGTGAG gaatctATTACTCACATCAGCAAG GAGAAAATTGAGAAGCTAAAGCGGgaggaacaacaacaaacagaG aaTGAACGCCAGAATAAAATCCACCAGTTTCCCCAGCCTCAGCCTCTAGCCCATCCTTACACCGAGCCCATCCCTTACCCCATCCTTCCACAAAACATCCTGCCTCTTGCCCAGGTCCCTGTGGTGGTGCCTCTTCTTCATCCTGAAGTAATGAAAGATTCCAAAGCTAAGGAGACCATTGTTCCCAAGCGTAAAGGAATGCCCTTCCCTAAATCTCCAGCAGAGCCTTTTGTGGAAGGCCAGAGCCTAACTCTCACCAATTTTGAAGgcctttctctgcctctgctccAGTCCCTGATGCACCAGATTCCCCAGCCTGTTCCTCAGACCCCCATGTTTGCTCCTCAGCCCCTGCTGTCCCTGCCTCAGGCCAAAGTCCTGCCTGTTCCCCAGCAAGTGGTGCCCTTCCCCCAGAGAGATATGCCCTTCCAGGCCCTTCTGCTCTACCAGGATCCTCTACTTGGCCCTCTC GGGTTCTACCCTGTGCCTCAACCAGTTGCCCCAGTTTACAACCCT gtctAA
- the CSN1S1 gene encoding alpha-S1-casein precursor, which yields MKLLIFICLAAVALARPKPPLRHQEHLQNEPDSREELFKERKFLRFPEVPLLSQFRQEIINELNRNHGMEGHEQRGSSSSSSEEVVGNSAEQKHVQKEEDVPSQSYLGHLQGLNKYKLRQLEAIHDQELHRTNEDKHTQQGEPMKGVNQEQAYFYFEPLHQFYQLDAYPYATWYYPPQYIAHPLFTNIPQPTAPEKGGKTEIMPQW from the exons AAACCTCCTCTCAGGCATCAGGAACACCTTCAG AATGAGCCAGACAGCAGAGAG GAACTcttcaaagaaagaaagtttcTCAGGTTTCCTGAGGTG cctTTATTAAGTCAGTTCAGACAG GAAATCATCAATGAACTGAACAGG aatcATGGCATGGAAGGCCATGAG cAAAGGGGATCTAGCAGTTCATCAAGTGAG gaagttgTTGGCAATAGTGCTGAG cagaAGCACGTtcaaaaagaagaagatgtgCCCTCCCAAAGCTATCTG gGACATCTTCAAGGACTGAACAAATACAAACTGCGCCAGCTG gaagCTATTCATGACCAG GAACTTCACAGAACAAATGAGGACAAGCATACCCAACAg ggaGAGCCTATGAAAGGAGTGAATCAG GAACAGGCCTACTTCTATTTTgag CCTCTCCACCAGTTCTACCAGCTTGATGCCTATCCCTATGCTACCTGGTATTATCCTCCACAATATATTGCTCACCCATTATTCACCAACATCCCTCAACCCACTGCCCCTGAGAAGGGTGGAAAAACTGAGATTATGCCTCAGTGGTG a